The Lycium barbarum isolate Lr01 chromosome 11, ASM1917538v2, whole genome shotgun sequence genome contains the following window.
agACCTTAGcaaagtttcagatttagagtggttcactTGGGCCTAGTTCGGCaccgagtgccggtcacgccgctccagatttggggcgtgacatttaTGTACCATGATAGTATCACGGAAgactgaggagtgtctcattgaagaaCTGAAGCAGCTCTCCATGATAGCATCAcaacatatgtatataacatGATGGTATCATAAAAGTTTTTTTGAGAAAAGTGTTTcttttgaataaatgaacataataccatctcagtatatttatataccatgttaaTATTATAATTTTGGGGGCATTTTTGGTAAATAGTTTTAGGGTCATCAAAGTAAGAGGAACGAGGAACGAGTAAGTATTTTGTTTTCAGGGACAATGcgttctttttcaagaatttaTGTCCCGCCAAGCATAAGTTAAAGATTGACAAAttctaaagaccagcccatttgaaggccaAACCGTACAATTTCTTCGTACTTTTACAATAGGTACTTCCCCATATGGGCCCAAAGCTGATGGGCCCAGAAAATATCAAAAGCCGAATTCGACAAAGTAATCAGGAATTCATGATGCGAACCAACACACTCACATTTCTCTGGTTCTTCCTCTTTGATTGCTTTTTGTCTCGATTCGAATATTTTCTTATTCAACTATATCATTAATCCACAGGTATATTCTAATTAATTCTGTATACGAATAGAGAATATACATATTGTACTAAGTGATGGCGTGGAGGTTGAGTTCGGGTGATATAGCCGGATTCAAAGTACTGTTTAGTATGTTGATTATGTATGGATTGATATCAGTACTTGTATACTCAATCATTCACATGAAATTCATCACACCTCTTGCTATTGACGCTCCTCCTCATCGCTTCTCTGAAGCCAGAGCTATTGAGCATATTCGCGTCTTATCTAAAGATATTGGTGGTCGTCAGGAAGGACGTCAAGGTTTGAGATTAGCTGCACAGTATATTAAGAAACAGTTGGACATGATTAAGGAAAGAGCTCAACCTGGTATTAGGTTGGATAACTTCTTTTAACTTTGGATTAATACATAGACACTTGCCACCAATTCTGTTTGGACACTCCAACTAAGGATTGAGCCAGGGGCGAATTTATATATTAATTTTTGGGCAGTTCATGGTCTCTCCGTAAAattaggtattttatgtatatattttttaaaattggtaTAATTTATCCGCTGGCCACCCGTGTTACGAAAACGCTAACTGGTGCACTTGGTTGAATCTTGAGTTATTAACCTAGAGGAACGTGTTCAACCTGGTATTAGGTTGGATAACTTGCTTTAACTTTAGCTTAATACATCCATTTAGACAAAcacctgaacacatgataaagtgtcACTATTAAACACTTAGGGGTTGTTTGATAGCTGGTTTGGGAGGTGAGTTATGTAGGTATTAAATTTTGCATAAGTAAATATCATATAAAATTAATACggtgtttggtttgcaatttagaaatCCGCATTACTAATACACGTATAAATTAGGagaatttatttattattttaggcATGGCATaaggtggaataactaatacatgaataacttttATATGAATAATTAAACACAGCATAACAAATCCTTACATAAAAGATACATAGATTCCCTCAGAATTACTAATCCTTGTATTactaatatctgcataactctatctagctaccaaacgaccccttacagttcaaattttgaaaaaacttTTGTGTGTATTCTCAAATCTCAAGTGTCTATTAGGTAGCTAAGTTTATCACATAAAATTTATCATAATCTTTAAGTATACACATCAGTCTCAATTGGAATAGGCCTGAGGTTTTATGGGTTATTGAGGCAAATTAGGAACACCATATTATGTGTTCAGGGGCTCAATTAGAATAATCCTTAGTTttagtgtctaaatgaaatttgctGGCAAGTTTAAGGGGCTGTCTATGTGTTAAGTCTTTTAACTTGGTAAACTCATCTTTTCTTCACTTAATTCCTCAACTGACAATTACACATTCATTATTCTTGCAGAATAGAGATAGAGGAGACTATTGTTAATGGCTCCTTCAACATGTTCTTTTTACACCATAGCATCTCtctcacttataggaatcatacAAATATTATTATGAGGTATAGTTGCTCATTATCCACCAACactttttgttctttttcttaAACCATAAAGATAAGTGAGTGTTATTACCTGAATTCATCAATTAAAGGAATTTGCTCATTCACACCATCTTTTGTTTTTGAAAAAAGTTCCTTACACTGTCCTTGATAATGAAAAACCTGAACAAGTTAAAGATATCTTTTGGACAAATATATTTGATTGGCAACCTCACATAGGGGTTTTAACTTTTTCATTCAAATATGCAACAACTTGAAACTGAAAGTAGGACAAATTAATTTCAGAATGTCATCAGTGGATTCAGGAGAAAATGATTCTGCAGTTTTGGTGAATGGCCATTTTGATACTCCACCTGGTTCTCCAGGAGCTGGTGATTGTGGTTCATGTGTTGGTATGTATATCTTATTTTCCGGATGAATGATGATGTCTTAGTTGGTTATATCTATCTTGACTGCACTATGCCTTACTCAAACAGCATCAATACTCGAGCTAGCAAGACTTTTTGTTCATTCCGGCTGGATTCCACCTAGACCAGTTATATTTCTATTTAATGGAGCTGAAGAACTGTTTATGCTGGTAAGAAGATCCTTATTTGGGACCCATGACAATTTCTTTTGATATTTCCTTTTTTAAATGGTTACAATTTGGATTTTCTCATGTATGACGCATGATTTTGGGCTTTGATATTTTCTCTCATCTTTTATTAAGAATAATGGACTTAAAGAATCATGAGCTATGCTTGTTGTATTGAAGTTCTAGGAAGTAGGTGCCACTTTTCCATGACTTCCTAGTGCACGTTTCTTAGAAAATTATGCGATTCGGCAGTATTTCAGCTTTCCTTAAATTTTTATTCTCCTATCTCTGTCCTTTGTGCTTCTTAGTCTAATAGTGAAAGATGTGATGACTATACATTGTCAGAAACACATATTTATTTTATCAAATAGTTTTCTGAAATATCTGGAATGAAATTTGGTACTATTCATTTCAAACTTTAAAAGCTTTCATAGTGCGGGATATTTATTATATTTGTTGGACAGGGTGCTAAAAGATTGGTTGCATGATGTTGATGATAGATACTTCTGTCAATTCTGAGTCATATTAGATTTGAGGCATTATCTTTCTCGGGTGATTGATAAAGGGGGCTCTTTAAGATCTTCTACTACCCCATCTTTACCTCCAGGATAGGTTTTCATACCGCTTACTATAGGCCCTCTGGTTATCTTTAAGTGTATTGATCAACAGTTTTAAAAATCAGAGAACAATGATAAGGTTCTGCCTCCTTCAATTTCTTAGTTCTTCCTTCTGTTCCTTGCTAACTGTGATCTTGTTTGCATATCTTTTCTGATCAATAGTATCCGCTTACAATCTCGGGTTGTAGTTCAATGGAGACACTCACATTCATTCGAgcatccatatatatacattgtCTTTAATGACTAATGTCTCATGGCTTTGAACTTGGATATCTAAAGCTGTGTGAATCTCTTCCACGAGCTCAAGGAATTGTAGTTATCTCAATTGTCATTGTCGGTGTTCAGAATGCTTTATGTAGATCAGTAGTTgattaaaaaaacaagcaattTAAGCACAAGAGTTTGCTGATGATTTTTCCAGGGTTCGCACGGTTTCATAACTACACATAGATGGAATCAGACGATTGGAGCATTTATAGATGTTGAAGCTTCTGGGACCGGAGGCCTTGGTAAGTACATGCATTCATACTATTGTGCCATGTTTATGCTTGCTGGTGCGATGTTGTAATTGTGACAATGATTTGAACATGACCTTTTTCATTATACGAGCTGCCAGCTATTGCAAGCTTGTAAAGAGGGATACATGTAAAGCATAGGGATGAACGTAAAGCATAATTTTTGCTGTTGGCAAATGCTAAAGTAATTGATATTTCTTACATCGGTTAAACTTAAGGTTGTAATTTTCTTATATGGTCTTGGACAATCATCGCCACTTGAATTAGCTTTTGGGTTAAGTTAAGGGCCACGATTCATTTTTTCAACATGATAGCCAAACCCATCTCTGATGTTAGGCTATCCAATGCTGGACCACCCATGTTATGTTACTCTAAGCTCTAGGTATTAAGCCCTGCAGGTGCTAGAACTCACATCGGTCAAGTGTATAGGTTATAATCTCTTTATATAATCTTGAGCAATCCTTGCCACTTCTGCTGCCTTTTGGAGTTGAGTTGGTCCAAGTTCCATTTTCTCAAAAAAACTGTATTTAATTATCTATAAATCAAGAATATCATCCTACGAACAATAAATTGAAAGTGAATTTGACCTTTATGGGGCATCTATCCATCACTATCTCTACTAGGGTGTCATGCTCAATTTATACTTTCCATTTTAGTCTGTTTAAAAGGGGATGTCACTTTACACTTAATAAATTATCAAAGAGAAAAACTCTCTCTTGAAAGCTGTCCCAATGTCCAAACTTCCTATGTTTTCCTTTCAGGCACCTTTCTAGCTCCAATGGAAAGGAAAACTTTCTTCATCGCCGGTGATAAGTCCTTTGAACTAAAAGACGTCATTGAGTCTCACAGCAGTTGGTTCGTTGTCATCGAGTGAGATTGTCGTTTCAACCCTAGCTCATGAGGTTCAATCAAGAATGAACAAAATTCCATATTCAAACGATGATTCTAGCTCAATATATACCCCAAACAATTGCCTCAAACTCGTATTAAAAAATGgggtagaaacattacctttttagTTTTGAGCCCTAGGTTGAATCTGGTGGAGATACTTGGAGGTTAGATGGATTCCTACGGATTTGAATCCGTCAATTTGCTAGAACTTACGCAAAATAACTGTTAAATTCAAAATCGCATCAAGAACACTTACCTAGGGTGTACTGATCAGAGAGAGGCTGTTCCTTCTCTCTAGAATCCCAAGAAGACCCAAAAGTTTTCTGGTGTTTCTGTCTCCCCGCAATGCCTATATTTGTAGACAGATTTCTCTTGCTTCATTTCTTGCTTCACGGGACAGGCTGCGAGCTACAGAGCCCTTGCTCGCTGGGGATTTCGCTGGATCCAAGATTTTATTGCTTACAGGCCACAATACTTCGCGAACGGGGCTGCGAGCGAACTGGACAGCTCTGCTACCCTTAGGTAAGACAGTGATAACTTTCTCGACAAAGCTCGGATCGACGAACGGTTTAATCCATTGGAAACTGGACTCGAAGGGCTACAATTTTAATTTGAACACCTTGGCCAAATTCTTAATAGGTTTTGAGATATACCCTGTCAAAGTCGGGTCATATGTTAGTTCTTTCCTACTAACATTTTCAACTTTGCTTTTTAGCTTCCTTTGGCCACTTTACCACCTCAACTACTTCCAATAACTCCCATTGATATGTTAACATATTCTTATGATGATACCGCTCTCGTGTAGGGCCTGGTTCACCACTGGTTCACCTTGAATATGCCGGTAAAATTTAATTGGCCAAAAGGCCTTTCATAGACGTTAAGTCACTTCCATAAAATTTTGTTATCCTTGTCCCGTGTTCCTACCACTCATATGCCCTCGTGTGGGTCCCACACCTTGGCTTTATCGGCCACTGGGTCTTTTCTCCCCTATGAGAGGGATCAGACAAGGGGAAtctttctctctccttttctCTTGTCTGAAAAGAAACATAAGATGTTTTGATGGATTTTCAACTCAAATATGCTTTCTTGAGGCTAGTTGTCTAGTTAACCAATATAGCTGGGCTAATCTTTCCCCTCTAAATTATTTAGATGTCTTTTTGGAAATTTGTCAGCTTAGCGCTTTATAAGTTGTTTTGTATCTCTTGAGCTGACAGGTCTTTAGCTTTCTGGAATTTGTCAGCTCTTTAGCTTTATAATCTTTTTTTATCTGTTAAGCTGAAAAGTTCTCTTTTGTAATCTTTGCATCCTCTGGATGCTTTTAATGATATCTCAtttacttcatcaaaaaattGTTCAAGTTAtggtattcttttttttttttttttttttttttttttgacaaggtAACAAACAGTGTATATTAATCATCAGCACAAAGTGCTGGCATCCAAAAATTTACAGCATTGAATCTACATCCAAAAGAGTAAAAACAAAGACTATCTCTAATTCCTATTTCATCTTATAAGGATCCTAGGATGTCTACAATAGAAACAGGGTCATCTATATACTCAGAAGTCAGAACTGAACCAATAACAAAAACTTAGAATGCAATTCATTTTGATCCTTTGCAACGAGTTCAAGTTATGATATTCTACTAATTGGTGCACCATCCTTAAGACTACACATTCTGAATGACATGTTAAATTGACCAAATTATCTACTCCATGAGGAGAGTTGAGCATTCAATTCTTAAATCTTTCCATCTCTATGCCATTGATATTGTTAAAATTTTCACCTGCTGTGCATTGTTGGATTTACAGATTTAGTTTGCCAATCTGGACCTGGGTCCTGGCCTTCACATGTTTATGCTCAATCAGCACTATATCCTATGGCAAATAGTGCGGCTCAGGTTCACAGAATATTGTCTACTACTTAAATCAGTTTCTtgatatctatctatctatctatcagTTTCTTTCAGCGATGGGTGATTGATATGGCGTTAAAATTTTCTATTTTCCTATGTGTTTGTAGGATCTTTTTGGTATAATTCCTGGTGATACAGACTACAGAATGTTTGCCCAAGATTTTGGCGATATTCCTGGCCTGGATATTATCTTTCTCCTCGGGGGTTATTTTTATCATACCGCATCTGATACTGTTGAAAGACTATTGTATGCATCACAATTGCTGTTTTGGTATAGTTCACCAAATTGAAATTTTAAGACCGTTGTGTCTTTTTGGGAACTTGCTCTGATACATTAGAATTTTTTCCGACTAGACCTGGAAGCATCCAAGCACGTGGAGACAATTTATTAAGAATAATCAAAGCCTTCGCCAACTCGTCTTACCTGCAAAATGCACATGAAAGGAGATTAAAATCTGCTGTCAATAGATCTGACAATGAACGTGCAGTGTTCTTTGATTACTTGTCGTGGTTCTTGGTAAGCCAACACTTCTCAAGATGAAGAGCGATtctatttattttcttatatatgAAGTGGAATTAAATTGCAAATTAACTATGAGTACCTATTGTCGTCCTCATTGTAGATATACTATTCGCGAGAGCAAGCTATGTTACTTCATAGTTTACCTCTTGTCATCTTTTTTCTCATGCCACTTCTGTTACGCTTTCCAACTTGGGGACTGACCTCTTCTTTTGCAACCTTTTATGATTTTCTTAAAGGTAGGTAATGTGCATACTTCAATTCTCTCTCGTTGGAATATTGCTCTTAAAAGCCTCGTTTCTCTGTCCTGCTAGTTTAAAATGGTTATTGGCTGTTATGCAGGAGTGTTATATCATACTTCTGCAATTTTGCTAGCAATTGTTTTTCCAGCTGCCTTTGCTGTCATAAGACTGCTGTTTTCTGGTCAGTCAATGAACTGGTATGCGTTTGCTTATTCTTGAGATTGCATTCTCCGAGTTTATTGgagaattattatttttcaattttgttTGAGTGTCTGGTAAAAGTTTCGGTCATGAGTTCAAGCAGCGGAACAGCCTCTGGCAAAAATGCCAGCTAAGGCTGCATACAATAGACTTAATGTGGTCTGCTTCTTCGAGGGCCACTTACATatcgggagcttagtgcaccaagCTTTCCTTCTAACATTTGACTGTCTGGTCTTCTACTCCATGACAGCAATATTCCAATACTTTTAAACTTAGTATCCTGATATAGTTAATGAAAATTTGGGTGCTACCTTAAAAGAAAAATTTTGTGGAAGCTGTGACTATTAGTTCGCTTATGCCCATTTCACTACTTTAAATCTTTGTATTAAAATATGAACGTCTTAGTTAAGTAACATAATGAGACCAGGCAAAGAAATGTTGCATAAGTGGAATGCCTCAAGTTGCTTTTAATTGTTTGGCCTTCAAATTTTCACCTGTCAAATTACTAGCATATTTTTGCTTTATAATGGACTTTGGTGTGCCACATCCTCATCAAGCTGCTTGCACTTTGACACCAATAAACAGAAATTTTCACTTGACTTTGAGAAACTTTTTGCTAAATTGTTTTCATGAATAGGTTTTCTACACCATATTTGGCATTCATGATGTTCGTACCCTGTTCACTTGCTGGGATGTTGATTCCAAGAATGCTCTGGAAAAGCTTCCCTCTGAGTCAAGATGATTCTGTCCTGAAGTTGTCAAAAGAGGTACAACTTTATATCTTTTTAATATTGTTTTGGTAAAGATGTCTACTTTTCATATGTATGTTTTCTTGTTCCATATGTTTTCTTGTTCCATCTCTTCCTTTCTTATATCTTACAAATATGTACGAGGTCAAAGATCTATCTTTTTCTTTATTCACGCATTACACTGCAGACTGATTTCGatatattttatttgtaattccaTTGTACTTTCTGACAGCCATTAGAGAGAATTTTAGATTTCAAATTAGTAATAGGAAGGAAGGAAGAAGAAATAAAGCTGATATCATCTGCTTGTTTTAGGACTTCTTAGGTACATTGTCCGGTGATTTTTTATTGGGGTTTAAACAACTGATTGTTTTTTATCATTTGGTTATTCAATCtactttgtgtcacgacccaaaattcTGGGACTTGTCACCGGCACTCGACAACCTCCTTGTCGAGCGAACCAACCTTACTCAATTCATTCATTTAGTGATTAATGAAACAAACAAAAACGGGGAATAAATCCAATTGAAATGGTAAAATAGATAATGCAAGGCTAATTCAAATGTAACACTGAGCTAGAAATAGGTCTAACGCTGAGTCAAGAGCATCTAAGATTTTGGGAGTACATAACAATGTCCGAAACGGAAATAAACTGATAAAGAAGTATTAGCTACCATAAAACTAGAGTGGTTGGCTCACCACTGATAACTGCAACTCGTAAACTCAACCACGAGGTTTGCTAGAGCTTAGATCAGTATCTGCAATAAATGCAGGATGGAAGAGGGGTGAGTACGGTTACTCAGTAAGTATCATTAACCGTCCCCAATAAGGTTGCGGCGAGAGTCGTGATACGAAAATAAACCTTTTAAATAAAACCCttacatatatcatcatcaagaatAATAATATGCACATACCTGCAACAACTTTGCAACCGCATAAAATCGATGCACAGAAAAAAACATATGAGAATATGCACAAAGTCAAGCATATAACAGTAAGAAAGTATATGTCGATATGCACAAATAAGCTCACAACTTTCAATAATCAACCGACGTGCCCATTATCATGCACACTGCCATAGGGTCTACTAAGGCAAATGACCTGTGAGGGAGGGCCCAATCCACTTGCAAACCAAGACGTGAATCCACACGCTCGCAATTGAATCCCACATATTCAATGTAAACCAAATACGTAAATCAACATACATAAGAACGTTGTAAGGCAAGTCTATAGGCCACTGCTTCGATCTTCATCAAGATATCAAGGGAGCAGCCTTCAAAAGAACATGGTATGTAGGTCTCAcgaggttttttttttctaagactTAAGATTCCGAAGGAACCTTCAAGACTGGGAGATGGAAGAGTTTCATAATTTGATTGAGTTTTGGTATGGGCTAGTCACTCCAAACGACTTGCCGGATGTATGGAGATGGTAGGAGAGTGGAGATGGGATTTTCAGGTTTAGCTCTTATTATAAGAAGCTACCTGTGAGAGAGGAATGTACTCTCCCCCATGACTCTATATGGATTCCTAAAGCACCGAGGAAGGTGTGTTTCTTTGTCTGGTAGGCGGCTAGGGGCGTGATCTTAACGACAGAGAATCTGAGAAAGAGAAGGATCAACTATGTTAGTTGGTGCTTTATGTGCAAGAGTATAGGTGAAAATGTTGATCATCTTCTTTTGCATTGTAAGGTGGCTAATCGGTTATGGAGGGTGCCCTCAATTGGTTTTAGATGCAATGGGTGATGccgggtaaggtctgcgtacactctaccctccccagatcccacatTGTGGGaatttactgggtatgttgttgttgttgctgttgggtGATGCCGGGTACAATGAAGGAGGCTTTGCAAAGTTGGACTCATAGGACTGGAAAGAGAAGCCTAAGAGCATGGAGTGTTGTCCCCTTAGCAATCATGTGGGGtcattt
Protein-coding sequences here:
- the LOC132618157 gene encoding uncharacterized protein LOC132618157 isoform X1, with translation MAWRLSSGDIAGFKVLFSMLIMYGLISVLVYSIIHMKFITPLAIDAPPHRFSEARAIEHIRVLSKDIGGRQEGRQGLRLAAQYIKKQLDMIKERAQPGIRIEIEETIVNGSFNMFFLHHSISLTYRNHTNIIMRMSSVDSGENDSAVLVNGHFDTPPGSPGAGDCGSCVASILELARLFVHSGWIPPRPVIFLFNGAEELFMLGSHGFITTHRWNQTIGAFIDVEASGTGGLDLVCQSGPGSWPSHVYAQSALYPMANSAAQDLFGIIPGDTDYRMFAQDFGDIPGLDIIFLLGGYFYHTASDTVERLLPGSIQARGDNLLRIIKAFANSSYLQNAHERRLKSAVNRSDNERAVFFDYLSWFLIYYSREQAMLLHSLPLVIFFLMPLLLRFPTWGLTSSFATFYDFLKGVLYHTSAILLAIVFPAAFAVIRLLFSGQSMNWFSTPYLAFMMFVPCSLAGMLIPRMLWKSFPLSQDDSVLKLSKEELVFEARFWGAFGFYSILTLQAYLVAGLSGGFLTFVMSAFMLLAWISFRLSMKSFVVRSFRSTACYVIPLIPCLLYAVYFGGLLVAFVIEKMGMTGSLPPPFGYFIPDVIVAAIIGVVTSWSVGPILPIVSHWLARSSILHFLLHSSVLALALSSQFFPYSADAPKRVIFQHTIRNAGASQIMETTYDFAVVDSNTLPFVFKHAPEVANALHINTILSFDAVEQSHREDWMGIFPISSLFSRCMKFPAKKSDVLREYNHLPHLTTNKPQESLSGGSRRIYLEFSLGSLKEVWVAVLNITGSLSSWSFADNVLPAPEKTGNGPPSYICRLSGAGDKKWSFWLEANSSEAIKVDVAVVDQYLTKSAAKLKGLFPDWIDVTAYSSFMSTYVY
- the LOC132618157 gene encoding uncharacterized protein LOC132618157 isoform X2, encoding MAWRLSSGDIAGFKVLFSMLIMYGLISVLVYSIIHMKFITPLAIDAPPHRFSEARAIEHIRVLSKDIGGRQEGRQGLRLAAQYIKKQLDMIKERAQPGIRIEIEETIVNGSFNMFFLHHSISLTYRNHTNIIMRMSSVDSGENDSAVLVNGHFDTPPGSPGAGDCGSCVASILELARLFVHSGWIPPRPVIFLFNGAEELFMLGSHGFITTHRWNQTIGAFIDVEASGTGGLDLVCQSGPGSWPSHVYAQSALYPMANSAAQDLFGIIPGDTDYRMFAQDFGDIPGLDIIFLLGGYFYHTASDTVERLLPGSIQARGDNLLRIIKAFANSSYLQNAHERRLKSAVNRSDNERAVFFDYLSWFLIYYSREQAMLLHSLPLVIFFLMPLLLRFPTWGLTSSFATFYDFLKGVLYHTSAILLAIVFPAAFAVIRLLFSGQSMNWFSTPYLAFMMFVPCSLAGMLIPRMLWKSFPLSQDDSVLKLSKEELVFEARFWGAFGFYSILTLAYLVAGLSGGFLTFVMSAFMLLAWISFRLSMKSFVVRSFRSTACYVIPLIPCLLYAVYFGGLLVAFVIEKMGMTGSLPPPFGYFIPDVIVAAIIGVVTSWSVGPILPIVSHWLARSSILHFLLHSSVLALALSSQFFPYSADAPKRVIFQHTIRNAGASQIMETTYDFAVVDSNTLPFVFKHAPEVANALHINTILSFDAVEQSHREDWMGIFPISSLFSRCMKFPAKKSDVLREYNHLPHLTTNKPQESLSGGSRRIYLEFSLGSLKEVWVAVLNITGSLSSWSFADNVLPAPEKTGNGPPSYICRLSGAGDKKWSFWLEANSSEAIKVDVAVVDQYLTKSAAKLKGLFPDWIDVTAYSSFMSTYVY